From Lolium perenne isolate Kyuss_39 chromosome 5, Kyuss_2.0, whole genome shotgun sequence, a single genomic window includes:
- the LOC127319581 gene encoding uncharacterized protein — translation MDCELDPRTGGRSSRHSRTSTPYQKARLEVDPSIELLSSGCFFRRSLLLFLGLAGGSIRSVFPLPPWSCGGVCGWGLRRCLGLRWCVGLGGAAVAARLLRGGCFFPLLYAKVALCTSENMISLCTAGDPIIPSWFPGLGQQHSRVICPNFQRLGPLFP, via the exons ATGGACTGCGAGCTCGACCCGAGAACCGGAGGCAGATCATCGAGACACAGCCGCACCTCCACGCCGTACCAGAAAGCACGTCTAGAAGTCGACCCCTCCATCGAGCTCCTCTCGTCGGGCTGCTT CTTccgtcgttctcttcttcttttcTTGGGCCTCGCGGGGGGTTCGATTCGCTCGGTTTTTCCTCTTCCGCCTTGGAGCTGCGGCGGTGTGTGCGGGTGGGGGTTGCGGAGGTGCCTTGGCCTCCGGTGGTGCGTCGGCTTGGGTGGCGCCGCGGTGGCCGCCCGCCTCCTGCGTGGAGGCTGTTTCTTCCCGCTG CTATATGCCAAGGTTGCTCTCTGTACATCTGAAAACATGATTTCATTGTGCACAG CTGGCGATCCCATTATTCCTTCATGGTTTCCGGGGCTTGGACAGCAACACTCTCGTGTTATTTGTCCTAATTTTCAAAG gTTAGGTCCACTCTTCCCTTGA